Genomic window (Helianthus annuus cultivar XRQ/B chromosome 3, HanXRQr2.0-SUNRISE, whole genome shotgun sequence):
attttaatggatgatcttgcatattttaattcatatagctttgttatgattaagctatggtattaagaagtcacaccaaattaaccacgcttccgcaaagccagggtgtgacagcttggtatcagagctctgatcatagcgaactaggattccttcttgagtctagactatgatcactagggctctcacgaaaacatttttactgcataccacttaagtccagatccaaaacctttttataaacaaatgttgagcgcattttatttattattttcaggctcagtctgggaggctgaggctcggtctgggaggccgaggctcggtccaatggatcgaggtagttgtctagtgggactagggagtcagtctgggaggctgggagaattgactagtgggactagggagtcagtctgggaggctgggagaattgactagtgggactagggagtcagtctgagagactgggaggctagtgtgactaggaagagcagtctgggaggctgggaaaaattggctagtgggactaggaggattatgtgattattatttggtaacttatgtgattacctgatttactgattatttgtgcatatttgtggttgtgttacagacacatggactcaccaggcacgggtgattcggataccaccggacctttacccatagtatctgacgacattatatcctcagagcacgaggtgcatacctccgattacacgagcactgatgacgatgacttccagcccttcgctctgcccgatggcgctgatgagcctattgatgaccctcctgctgagtacttacccctagtagtgattccggctcctattcctttagctgtctatcccgcatatgacttgctactcgacgccgaggctgacggcgatatcgatttgtttgaggacgagcctattgaggatgagattccggatgcagcccttgttggaacctgaaggtttattcatgtaggttaacaatgtttagggattgattatgtaattagttctttatgttttgggttaatcaTTGTGGGTTGGGCTAGATAAGTGTCGCATGGGCCACTAGGTTGATTTCGGTCCAATGTGTTTAGTATATAAACAACCCTAATCATTTGATTAGGGGTTGTTGGTTGCGACTAGAGTTGGGCGACACAAGCAAAGGAACCGAGTTCCACTAGaaatcttgtatcagtcatcggtTATCGTTGAATGCAAGTTTTGGTTTGTCTTTGATCTATTGTTTATTGTTTGATCTTAatatttgttcttgaatcaccttgtgtTTGATTTCCGCGCTCTCACAAGgtttagattgatatcattgagagatcctcacgggttttacaattggtatcagagccattgaagccattcaagggctcggttttgatatcaatcgGATTCAAGAAGTTTCATATATTACTGATCCGGTTTTGTTGAGTGTTTTGCAGATTTTTTTTATCAACTGTTCTTGACAGATTTATCGAAAAAATCActgattttggtttgttgatttcaATCTTGGTGTTTGCTGAAATTTCGGGATATCGGTGGtcaacagattcaaagattacaatatctttgaattttggaaattgctgaaaagtcgggattgcgagtaaacagttcttatcacttattgttttgcaggttacgactcgcaatcacccagttgcgGCTCATCACGTTCCAGTTCCGACTCGCAACATTGCTGATTTCGGTTCATCACgttcagttacgactcgcaaccagaagTTTGATCTTCACTCGCAACCTTGGTTTCGGCTCATCCtgtttggttacgactcgcaaccattccAGTTTTGACTCGCAACCTCAACAAACTTGACTCGCAACCTTTGCCATTACGACTCGTAATCACTGAAGTTTTGACTCGCAACCTTGTCAAtttcgactcgcaacctcagGAAATTGACTCGCAACCCCGTTTACGACTCGCAACGTCAAACAGAAACTCGTGTTTTGGACTGTTGAACTGTTGAACTTTTGGACTGTTGACTATTGGACTGTTGGACCTTAATTAATATAATTAATTAACTTTAAGCAAACATGTCAACTGTTAATGACCTAGCTGTCACAAACGCTCAGCAAGAGTTGGACTCAAAAATTGGAACCAGCTCTCGTATTCCTAGGCTCTTAGATGCTAATGActttcctgaatggaagtggcgTTTTGAGCAACATATCAAGTTCAAGGAGCCCAAGCTTTGGAGGGTTATTGAAAGAGGTCCTAGAGAAATCATGTATGAGAGGGAGACGAACCCTGGAGTCAAAGTCAAGAAACCTCGTGCTGAATATACTGACGAAGATTACGCTATTGTCGAAGAAGATAATCGAGCAATCGCATACTTGACTATGGGACTGGGGTCAGACATTGCTATGGGATTTCGCACTTGCAAATCAGCCAAAGAACTGTGGGAAGCATTGATCGATGTGTACGAAGGGAATGAAGACATGAGGGAAAGCAGAAGGAATCTGTTGAGGCAAAACTTCAATAATTTCAACTACGTCTATGGGGAAACCATTGAGAATCAGATTCAGCGTTTCTCAAAGATCATTACTCAAATGGATCTAGAAGAAATACTTCCTTCAAAGGCTGCTCAGAATCGACAACTTCTGAATGCCTTGCCAAAGAGTTGGGATAATCACGTTGCTATGATCAAGCGGACCAAAGATCTCGCAAGATGCACCTTGACTGAAATGATTTCACACATCAAAGCATGTGAGCTTGATGACAAACAACGGGAGAATAATCACAAGTCCAGTTTGTTAGCCGCAGGCATTTCTGTTTCTTCCACCAATCCAAGCAATGACAACACTGCACTGATTTCACAGAATGGATCGAAAAAGGCTACCTCTGGGTCAACCACTACTGTGCATTACTCTAGCTCAAGCTCCTCAGCGCCTTCAGCAAAAATTGCCACACCTTCTTCAGCCAAATCTGAGCTCATCGCTTTCTTTTCTCAGCAGTCGAAAGAGAATCTGGAGGTCGCTGCTTCTGTGATAAATTGTTTGAATGCTTTTGTTGCAGGTAAAATCCAACCTCCTAGCTGGTCGTTGAATGATCTATATCAGTATCTTCCTGAAGATGTGGAGGAGATGGACATCACCTGGCAAATGGCAATGGCAGCATTCAGAGCACAAAGATTTGCAAATAAGACTGGCAGAAATAGATGGGGCTCTTCTTTCTCAAACTCTGCAAATGTTCCAATGAAGTTACGCTGCTACAACTGTCATGAACAAGGTCATTTGGCAAGGAACTGCCCTAAGCCCAACAACAACAAAGACTTTACACCTGCGCATCCTGCTCCTCCAAATCCTGAAAGGGCTCTTGTGACGACAAACGATTCAACCGCTGCTGGTGAAGGAACTCAGAGTTCAGCCCTTGTTGTTCAACCAAGTGCagatttcaattgggatgatgaAATTCAACGTCTGAACATCTCACAACCAGAAATCCAGAGTGCTGCTCAAAACATAGCGTTCATGACTTCAGATGAAAAGGACTCTTCGCAAGATGCTGAGCCTCAAGCTGAGAATTTTGCATTCATGACCAAAATCCTGTCAGCTCCTGTTCATGGACTCACTGCTGAAGAGGTACGTTCTATTTTCTGTACTACTGAATGCAGAGAAAGAGTTGAGGCTTATAGAATACATAATGCTGAACTTATTCAAGATTATCAAGATCTTAAGaataaaaactttactttggccaaaaatgaaaaactttacaAAGAAAAAATTGAGGCCCAAAGAAAAGATTTAGTTCAGCTAAAAGAAGACCTCAGTGCTAAAAATTGTAATTTCTTAGATGCTCTAGCCACAATTAGCGACCTGACCAAAGAATTAGAGGACTTGAAAGTCAAATATCAGATAAATGAAatcaatattaaaaaatttgacaCCTCTAGTAATTTGGTCAAGAACATTTGTGACATACAACTAGAGTATAAAGAAAAGAAAGGGGCTGGTTTGGGATACACAAAaactcctcctccatacaatcATAACTACACTTATATGCCTTTCACGGAAGAGGAGTTACTTAATGAGGGCAAGATGACTTACGGTCCAAAAACCGATAAGTCATCGATCAACAACAAATCTGTTGATAAACAACCAGGTCATTCAATGAATTTTGTCTCAAAAGGAAATGTTGATCCTAACCAGTCGTTTGCATGTGCAGAAAAAGTTGATGTGAAATGTGAAGAGACACTTGGgggagaacaagttttaaattctgattcacaaaaaccttgttttgatgaAAATAATCCTTATCTTATTTTGGGACAAAGTATTTTTAGTATGTTTCTTTCTTTAGCTGCTaatgggcctgatgttttgggcaagactgatgatgtttgtgttgaAACTGTGAACActaattctggtgatgaattttcTTCGGTTAATAATTGTGAATGTGATGGTTCTAATATGTCAGATGATAGTGttgcaggtgaggtccctcaggatacattcagtgaaaccactgacacttcttctcaagaaaatcacGAATGTCCTGATTTTTCTTCTGAATCGGTCTCAGTGggagtccctaatgttgaatctagtgggaccccattggaaaccgttGATACACATGTTGAAGAAGCATGTGTTAGTGAAGTTTCAAATGCTTCTGAAATTGAAACTGAATCAAAAATCATCGACAAAGAATTAAATGGTAATTTGAACGTAAAATCTTCAACAGATGTTTTACCAAATAAAACTGATCTCAAATCGTCAGATTTTCAAGGAAAAGGTAATCACAGTAAGAAAGTCGTGTCTGAATCGCAACATACATCACATGCTTGTGAAACGTCAAATCAGGTGAACCCAGATCGCTCTAAACGAAAGCCAGCAAAAATCGCCAAACCTGATAAGCACAGCAGGAACAATTTTCAGAAAAACCCGAAACTCCACACATTGAAACGACAAacttgtttcaattgtggaattgcgggacatattgcacgaaattGTATCCATCCCCCAAAGAAGTCATCCGAGCACAAAGGCTTAAAAAATCAGAAGGATAGATCCAATCGAACTAGTTGTTCAAAGCCCATGAACGTCACAAAGACAGAGGCAATGAAGAATAACAGTCGAAGGACCAAACCCTCTGATTTAGactggaatgcagccaaacgaaGAAACCAACAGAATCAAAAATTTTTTCAAAGACACAACCAAAATGTTTTTGATAATTATTGTTTTAATTGGTCCTATCAACACTGGAGACCAAAGGTAAAGGCTGCCCAGTCGAACATGAATGTCAACTCCTTTGTCAACAGAGATAAATCAAAATTTTTGAATAAAGATAATCTGATTTGGCAAAAAGTAACGTACATTGATGCATatggaaaacccagatccactatgggctgggttcctaaatctaactaatcccgctactcgtgcaggaacagctgtggaggactaccgtgcgcctctggtacatggatagtggctgttccaggcacatgacaggagacttatcccaacttgtgaatgtcaaagaatttaatggtggatatttctcatttgcgggaggtgaatctggcataatcactttgaaaggaactgttcaaaacggtgttctcagctttgaaaatgtcaattatgttccagaactgaaacacaatctgttaagcatttcgcagatttgtgatagagggaattcagttcattttacgaagaagggatgtcatgttctgaagcctgggattgttattccagaagactggttcttgatgacagctgaaagaaaaggaaatgcttacgtcattgatatgaacaagaagccgtgtgaagagatcacttgtTTATTTTCGAAGATTTCAGAGCATGATGGTCTATTGTGGCACCGTCGACTCGGGCATgtgaatatgaaaaatctgaaccgtctagctaaaggtcaattggtacgagatcttccgatcaaggatttcatgttggtggaaaagtgtgttgcttgtgcgaaagggaaggctcatcgaaaacctcacaagtctaaaccagtaccctcgacaaaagctgtactcgaactacttcacatggatctttttggtccagtgaatgtgctgagCATCGGGAGGAAAGCTTATTGTCtggtaatcgtcgatgattactctcgctacacttgggtgtattttctcagtcacAAAAATGAAACTGCTGCATTGGTGAAACAATTCATTActttggctgaaaatcaagcgagtactaaggtgaaggttattcgatcagacaatgggacagaattcaagaatgttACTTTGGATACGTTCTGCGTTGAAAAGGGAATCGATCGACAGTTCAGTGCGCCTcgcactccacaacaaaatggagtggctgaaagaaggaatcgtactctaATTGAGGCGGCACGTACCatgctggctgattcaaagcttcccagcttcttttgggccgaagctgttagcacggcttgttatatccagaatcatgctttagtaaataaacgtcacatgaaaaccccttatgagattctggaaggacgtaaaccttcggtttcacactttcgtatttttggttgtccatgtgtattattactaatggactcaaatggaaagtttgaagtcaaaggtgacgaatgttactttgttggatatgctaaaggttctgcttatagggtatacaacaaagtaactagaAAAGTTGTTGAGTCGTGCAACATCgaatggcttgaagagaatgctacggacgctagagtcggtccagattggttatatgattattctgctctgtttaagtcatttaacattttgtcaagtgatgtttcagttgcaggtgCGTCCGTTCCCAAACAACCATTGTCATTTGAAGATACGGAAGACGAAGCACAGATGGAAGAACAAGCTGTAAACGAATCAAAAAGCCACACTGTTGATCCTCCGGGGATAGTTTTTACTCCTCACCCTTCACCACAACAGATGTCCCATCACTCCCTTGAAGGTGCTTCAACAAGTGGTGCTTCACCCAGTGTTTCAGGAACTTCACTGTTTCCTGATCCAATTCCTGAGGATTGTACAGTCACTTCTCCTGTAGTTCACACTACAACCgcacctaatgagggggagtctagcAACACCACAACTGAAGAAGAGATTGTGCCTGATTTGGCCGTACCGACGAGcgttcaacgcaatcacccaatcgagaatgtgattggtcctgtaaatgcaggaattttgacccggagtcaatcaggaaccattaacacttgcttatattcttgttatctttctcaaatcgaacctaaaaccattgatatagctttgcaggaacctggctgggtagatgctatgcacgaagagctgaaccagtttgaaaaacttggagtatggaagcttgtcaagttgccagcaggaaaacgtaagcttggaactagatgggtatttcgaaacaagcaggattctgcgGGTGTTatcgttcgaaacaaagcaaggctggtggttcagggTTTTAGACAAATCGAaggactggattatgatgaagtatatgctccggttgcacgacttgaagccatccggatcttcttGGCCtacgcgtcatacatgggattcactgtttatcagatggatgtcaagaccgcgtttctctatggagatgtgaaggaggaaatttttgtcgagcagccgccagggtttgtgcatccagatcatcctgaGTACGCTTATAAGCTAGACAAGGCGCTGTACGGGTTACAtcaggctcctcgagcttggtatgccacactaacagagcatctgttggctcatgggtacacgcgtggcaccatagaccagactctgtttatcaagagGGTAGGACGTGATCAAATTttggttcaaatctacgttgatgatatcattttcggatctacaagcgaggatctttgcaaggaatttgagagagttatgaagaaaaagtttgaaatgagtgctctgggggagatgacactgtttttgggtctacaagtcaagcagagttcacaaggaattctgattcatcaggggaagtatgtggatgatgtgctggcaaaGTTCAAATTCACGGACGCAAAGCCTGCTGAGACACCTATGGCAGAGAGACCAttgttgactgaagatgaagaaggagagtctgtaaatcaacgtcaatatcggtccatgatcgggtcattgatgtatctcacagctagccgtccggacatcatgtttgctgtttgcaattgtgcacgctatcaggctaatcctaaaacttctcatcttattgctgttaaacggatctttcggtatcttaaaggccgacctcggtttggcctgtggtatccgaAAGATtcaaattttgacttgtttgctttctctgacagcaattttggaggtactgacagtgacaggaaatccacttctgcgggatgtcaatttttgggtgatcggctcatttcttggcagtgcaagaaacaacaaacagtagcgatatccacagctgaagctgagtatgttgctgcttctgcttcttgctctcaagtggtgtggatgcaacatcaattgcaggattatggtttgacttatcttaacactactatttactgcgataatgatgctgctatacaaattgttcgaaatcctgttttccactccaaaaccaagcacattgatattaaagtgcATTTCATTCGGgactgttttgacagaggtctgattacgcttgagcaaatcgacacagatgcaaatgctgccgatttgttcaccaaacctgtcagcagctcgaaattcagggtgcttgtggattttctaaaaatgatccgttttactgattgagcatgttttgtttttcgtaggtaaatttgttcataaagttttctattcttaggtagttttttatttatgcacaaatttagggggagaaaaaatcgaaaaatacaaaaacattaaataatcgaaaaatacaaaaacattgaaaaattgaaaaatacaaaaagaggttcaaaaggaagtgtggctggactgggaaatgaaatgaacttTCACTTTATGGtcgagggctgactcatgtaagaccagtatcgaaatagtttgactctagtatgatgtgttggtaggctctatccttaagattggaaacattaGATGTTTCTGTCTAGAACTAAATtagtacatgacctcaggaaagaaaatcacttggaattagctcatgtttatttgaatgtctgtatgatttcccgatacacacaattttgatctgattctgaaatcttatctgaaaaagtcgtgtacctcctctgctgcatccagatacatgctgacctggaggtgctaggcaacgacagcttctgctgcatccagatacatgctgacctagctgtctgttgtcgcgctgtagatctaaacacccgaaagaggccctctagtgcccaaaagaaacccaaacaaacctatatcaaattgagaaaaactcatttgatctgtatattatatcacctctgcaaaagatctattctgttctcttctcaatccgctcccagttaagatttcagaaatctggattggacttgtgaaatatgtggtagggaagatacttgcatgatagagtgtgctgtttatatttccgggatttgattagtatttatttgggtgttcgtggttaaaatatcaaaacatgataaaatgaagtacaggcagttatatgaaaaaggtctagggagatgagtttaagaggacaaatatactggcagtTGTCTAGATCATTCTAGaatagatcagtgttgataagtgaagtcatgcccgaaaccctgtgatttgatccctgagcatctatgcaaatttcctgttttatttttgtaaataattttttattatttatttttgttttaggttttgtTTTGCAAACAAATGCTCAAAGGGTTTAATGGGTAATTTTTTGGAAAATCAGATTTTGAAATTGGgttgttaaaacatgtttattaaaATCATTTTGAGCCCATGTTCATAAGGCCCAAGCCCAAAAGACTTGGGCCCATGAGAAACAGTGAAAGTATAAAAGGGTCTTTACGAGTCAGATTCATTATTCACTCGTAATCAGTTTTCAATTCTCTCTCATTATTCCGGCCGCAATCACGATTCCGACTCActtccggttgcgactcgcaatccgaTTAGATCATCATCAGGTAAAATGACGTCACTAATCAAGTTTTGCAGGAAGTTTGAATATCTGTTGAAGTTTCCGATGAACTTTTGAAGATTCCGGCAAACATTTGATGATTCCGATGAAGTTTCCGATGAATATTTGAAGTTTCCGATGAATATTTGAAGTTTCCGATGAAGCTTTAAGTCGCAATCAAGAACAATGGGACTCGAAACCAGtaattacgactcgcaacctcaaGGTTGCGACACATCTTGGTTTGTTgcgactcatgattgcgactcgcaatcttcTGGTTGCGACTCAGTTTtcctggttgcgactcatggtttcgactcgaaaccttgggttgcgactcatggtttcgagtgaacagtaacagtgtttgttttatttttaatttttatcactgTTGAGGTTGGAAACTTATATGATTTGTGTTATTTGTAGAAAAATGGACTTAAAGTTTATCGCGTCTCATAATCAAGTAGCATATTTGGCACCTCCACCTGTGAAGCACAAGCAGCTTTTCACGTCATTAATCAAAGGCCTAAGTACATGCCGTATTGCTCATGCTCTTCGTGAAAATCCGGTCGTTTATAAAAGCCTCATTCGAGATTTTTGGAAGACTGCTAAGGTGGAAATCATTGAAGGAAAAGGAGCTATAGCTGCTGAGATCGACGGGACGAAGATTATTGTGACGGAGCAGATTATCAGGGATGTGTTGAAGTTCAATGATCAGGAAACGGATCCAATCGAGCTTGCTGCTGGAACCATTGAAGAAATTTTGCCACGACTGAGTTATGAAGGAAAATTTCCTCCCTTGGTTAAGAAGTTTGTTCATCCATACTGGCGTTTATTATTGCACATGTTCCTGTTGTGCATGACAGAAAACCGAGGGGGAATTGATCAATTAAACACAACACAGACGGCTGCATTGATTTGCGTGATTACTAATGAGCCGTTCAACTATTCAAGATATGTTCTGGAAGCGATGAAGAGAAATGCTATTGGGCTTCGAAAGGATAAGTTTCTTATGTATCCTAGATTTGTGCAGATGATTCTCAATGAGCGTTATCCTGAATTGAAGAGATCTGGTGATACTCTGGAGTTAAAGCCTATGGGCCCTTCGTGTTTTGGTGCTCTCACTACGAAGAAGGGAACAGAGAAAAAGTTTGAAGGTTTGATCGAGTTGGAGAAGTTTGGTCAGTTTGCAGAGACCGAAGACATTGTTGAGATTCCAGTCATGGCACAAGCTGTACCTGCACGTGCcattgttgctgaagaacatgacatTCAAAGGAGAGCTGAAAATGAGCCTGAGCCAGAGCGTATCActattaactctgacgatgaaggtgttgagattaCGTGTGATTCAGATGATGATAACatagaacttcctcctgaagttaATGCTGATGCTGTTTCTACAGTTAATCCAGTGATTTCTGCTGAGAGTTTGGCAATGCTGATAAAGAAAGTGACTGACACGATGGGAAATCCTCCTCCCAATCTGTCAGTATCAACTGAAGAGCCAGAAGAAAGCCCAAGGGATTCTGATTCTATTCCGTTAAAaaggaaaaggagggatcctagacccggaatgtttatcgaacaaggaaaagatcaatcCGTGACTGTTGCTGATGATACCGAA
Coding sequences:
- the LOC118490238 gene encoding uncharacterized protein LOC118490238; amino-acid sequence: MDLEEILPSKAAQNRQLLNALPKSWDNHVAMIKRTKDLARCTLTEMISHIKACELDDKQRENNHKSSLLAAGISVSSTNPSNDNTALISQNGSKKATSGSTTTVHYSSSSSSAPSAKIATPSSAKSELIAFFSQQSKENLEVAASVINCLNAFVAGKIQPPSWSLNDLYQYLPEDVEEMDITWQMAMAAFRAQRFANKTGRNRWGSSFSNSANVPMKLRCYNCHEQGHLARNCPKPNNNKDFTPAHPAPPNPERALVTTNDSTAAGEGTQSSALVVQPSADFNWDDEIQRLNISQPEIQSAAQNIAFMTSDEKDSSQDAEPQAENFAFMTKILSAPVHGLTAEEKKLM